In the Bacteroidales bacterium genome, one interval contains:
- a CDS encoding sulfide/dihydroorotate dehydrogenase-like FAD/NAD-binding protein, with amino-acid sequence MFQIIRKQELAKGTIIKMDVNAPKIAKKIKAGQFIILRVNETGERIPLTVADKDEFAGIITIIFQIVGKTTALLNSLKAGDLIKDVVGPLGKAAEIENIGTVVMVGGGTGVAILYHMAKAFKDAGNRVIGIIGARDKELLILEDEMSAICDELVVTTDDGSHGQRGFVTQPLEKYLDERHDIKLVYAIGPIPMMKFVTKLTKKYDMPTMVSLNPIMIDGTGMCGGCRVKVNNEIKFCCVDGPDFDGHLVDFDELELRNGTYIKQEKDSLLASIR; translated from the coding sequence ATGTTTCAAATTATCAGAAAACAAGAATTAGCAAAAGGAACAATAATTAAAATGGATGTTAATGCTCCTAAAATTGCAAAAAAAATTAAAGCCGGACAATTTATTATTTTGAGAGTGAATGAAACAGGAGAAAGAATTCCTTTGACAGTAGCCGATAAAGACGAATTTGCCGGAATTATTACAATAATATTTCAGATAGTCGGGAAGACAACAGCATTACTAAATTCATTAAAAGCAGGTGATTTAATTAAAGATGTTGTGGGCCCTCTCGGTAAAGCAGCAGAAATTGAAAACATCGGAACTGTTGTAATGGTAGGGGGAGGAACAGGTGTTGCAATATTGTATCACATGGCAAAGGCTTTTAAAGATGCCGGAAATCGTGTTATAGGAATAATCGGAGCAAGGGACAAGGAGTTATTAATTTTGGAAGATGAGATGAGTGCAATTTGTGATGAACTCGTTGTAACTACAGATGACGGAAGTCACGGACAAAGAGGATTTGTAACTCAACCGCTTGAAAAATATCTTGATGAACGACATGATATAAAATTGGTATATGCAATAGGGCCGATTCCTATGATGAAGTTTGTAACAAAGTTAACAAAGAAATATGACATGCCAACCATGGTCAGTCTTAATCCGATTATGATAGACGGAACCGGAATGTGCGGAGGATGCAGAGTTAAAGTAAATAATGAGATTAAATTTTGTTGTGTTGACGGTCCTGATTTTGACGGACATCTTGTAGATTTTGATGAACTGGAATTGAGAA